The Bos indicus x Bos taurus breed Angus x Brahman F1 hybrid chromosome 3, Bos_hybrid_MaternalHap_v2.0, whole genome shotgun sequence genome includes a window with the following:
- the TEKT2 gene encoding tektin-2, with translation MATLSVKPSPRFRLPDWQTNSYLLSTNAERQRDASHQIRQEARVLRNETNNQTIWDEHDNRTRLAERIDTVSRWKEMLDKCLTDLDAEIDALAQMKESAEQNLQAKNLPLDVAIECLTLRESRRDIDVVKDPVEEELHKEVEVIEATKKALQQKISQAFEKLFLLQEARQRLNSDHRGKMETLDIDRGCLSLNLTSPNISLKINPTRVPNGSTSLQQWDDLSRFNKDHGEAEMKKAIELREAIALTIAETNNELEAQRVATEFAFRKRLREMEKLYSELKWQEKNTLEEIAELHEDIRHLEEDLRRKLQNLKLCHTRLEARTYRPNVELCRDQAQYGLTDEVHQLEATIAALKQKLAQAQDALDALYKHLARLQADIACKANSMLLDTKCMDTRRKLTVPAEKFVPEVDTFTRTTNRTLSPLKTCQLELA, from the exons ATGGCCACGCTGAGTGTCAAGCCCAGTCCACGCTTCCGGTTGCCGGACTGGCAGACCAACAGCTACCTGTTGTCCACCAACGCCGAGCGCCAGCGAGATGCCTCACACCAGATCCGCCAGGAGGCCCGGGTCCTCCGCAACGAGACCAACAACCAG ACCATTTGGGATGAACATGACAATAGGACGCGGCTGGCAGAGAGGATCGATACTGTCAGCCGATGGAAGGAGATGCTGGACAAGTGTCTGACGGATTTAGATGCTGAGATTGACGCCCTGGCACAG ATGAAAGAGTCAGCGGAGCAAAACCTGCAGGCCAAGAACCTACCTCTGGATGTGGCAATTGAATGCCTGACCCTGCGGGAGAGTCGGCGTGACATTGATGTGGTGAAGGACCCTGTGGAGGAGGAGCTGCACAAAGAGGTGGAGGTCATTGAGGCCACCAAGAAGGCCTTGCAACAGAAGATCAGCCAGGCCTTTGAGAAGCTCTT CCTCCTGCAGGAAGCCCGACAGCGGCTCAACTCTGACCATCGTGGCAAAATGGAGACACTGGACATTGACAGAGGCTGCCTCTCTCTCAACCTCACGTCCCCGAACATCTCTCTGAAGATCAATCCCACACGTGTGCCCAATGG CTCCACCTCACTCCAGCAGTGGGATGACTTGAGTCGGTTCAACAAGGACCATGGAGAGGCTGAGATGAAAAAGGCCATTGAGCTGAGGGAGGCCATCGCCCTCACTATTGCTGAG ACCAACAACGAGCTGGAAGCCCAGAGGGTTGCCACGGAATTCGCCTTCAGGAAGCGGCTGCGGGAGATGGAGAAACTGTACAGTGAGCTCAAGTGGCAAGAGAAGAAT ACCTTGGAGGAGATTGCCGAGCTGCATGAGGACATCCGGCACCTGGAGGAGGACCTGCGCAGAAAGTTACAGAACCTGAAGCTGTGCCACACACGGCTAGAGGCCAGGACCTACCGGCCCAACGTGGAACTCTGCAGGGACCAG GCACAGTACGGCCTCACCGACGAGGTTCACCAGTTAGAGGCAACCATTGCCGCCCTGAAGCAGAAGCTGGCTCAGGCACA GGACGCTCTGGATGCCCTGTACAAGCATCTGGCCCGGCTGCAGGCTGACATCGCCTGCAAGGCCAACTCCATGCTGTTGGACACCAAGTGCATGGACACCCGTCGGAAGCTGACCGTGCCTGCGGAGAAGTTTGTGCCTGAGGTGGACACCTTCACCCGCACCACAAACCGCACCCTGAGTCCACTCAAGACCTGCCAGCTGGAGCTGGCCTAG
- the COL8A2 gene encoding collagen alpha-2(VIII) chain isoform X1, producing the protein MQGALTPLSSLPPPLLLLLLLGCGPRAAASGGAAGAAGYPPAQYVQPMHKGPVGPPFREGKGQYLEMPLPLLPMDLKGEPGPPGKPGPRGPPGPPGFPGKPGTGKPGLHGQPGPAGPPGFSRMGKAGPPGLPGKVGPPGQPGLRGEPGIRGDQGLRGPPGPPGLPGPSGIAVPGKPGPQGVPGPPGFGGEPGPQGEPGPPGDRGLKGENGVGQPGLPGAPGQGGAPGPPGLPGPAGLGKPGLDGLPGAPGDKGDTGPPGVPGPRGEPGALGPKGPPGVDGVGAPGSAGLPGPQGPPGAKGEPGTRGPPGLIGPTGYGMPGLPGPKGDRGPAGVPGLLGDRGEPGEDGEPGEQGPQGLGGPPGLPGSAGLPGRRGVPGPKGETGPIGPPGVPGIRGDQGPSGLAGKPGLPGERGLPGAHGPPGPTGPKGEPGFTGRPGGPGAAGALGQKGDLGLPGQPGLRGPSGIPGLQGPAGPIGPQGLPGLKGEPGLPGPPGEGKVGEPGVAGPTGPPGVPGSPGLTGPPGPPGPPGPPGAPGAFDETGIAGLQLPNGGVEGAVLGKGVKPQLGLGELSAHATPAFTAVLTSPFPASGMPVKFDRTLYNGHSGYNPATGIFTCPVGGVYYFAYHVHVKGTNVWVALYKNNVPATYTYDEYKKGYLDQASGGAVLQLRPNDQVWVQMPSDQANGLYSTEYIHSSFSGFLLCPT; encoded by the exons ATGCAGGGGGCTCTGACGCCCCTGTCTTCGCTGCcaccacctctgctgctgctgctgctgctggggtgcGGGCCGAGGGCGGCCGCCAGCGGTGGGGCCGCTGGGGCCGCGGGCTACCCGCCGGCGCAGTACGTGCAGCCCATGCACAAAGGCCCCGTGGGGCCGCCCTTCCGCGAGGGCAAGGGCCAGTACCTGG aaaTGCCTCTACCACTGTTGCCGATGGACCTGAAAGGAGAGCCTGGACCCCCTGGAAAGCCTGGGCCACGGGGTCCCCCCGGCCCTCCTGGCTTCCCAGGAAAACCAGGCACCGGAAAACCTGGGCTCCACGGGCAACCTGGCCCCGCCGGCCCCCCTGGCTTCTCCCGGATGGGCAAGGCTGGTCCCCCAGGGCTCCCAGGCAAggttggaccaccagggcagccgGGGCTTCGGGGGGAGCCAGGAATTCGAGGGGACCAGGGCCTCCGGGGGCCCCCAGGGCCCCCTGGCCTCCCTGGGCCCTCAGGCATTGCTGTtcctggaaaaccaggcccccaggGGGTTCCCGGGCCTCCAGGATTTGGGGGGGAGCCAGGACCCCAGGGAGAGCCTGGGCCCCCAGGTGATCGAGGCCTCAAAGGTGAAAATGGAGTGGGCCAGCCAGGGCTACCTGGAGCCCCAGGGCAGGGGGGTGCCCCGGGGCCCCCAGGTCTCCCAGGCCCGGCTGGTTTAGGCAAACCAGGGTTGGATGGGCTTCCTGGGGCCCCTGGAGATAAGGGTGACACTGGGCCTCCTGGGGTGCCAGGACCTAGAGGGGAGCCTGGGGCTCTGGGCCCAAAGGGGCCCCCTggggtggatggggtgggggcacCAGGGTCAGCAGGGTTGCCAGGGCCACAGGGTCCACCAGGAGCCAAAGGGGAACCAGGGACCCGGGGCCCCCCTGGCCTGATAGGCCCTACTGGTTATGGGATGCCAGGCCTGCCAGGTCCCAAGGGGGACAGGGGCCCAGCTGGGGTCCCAGGGCTCTTGGGGGACAGGGGCGAGCCAGGTGAGGATGGGGAGCCAGGGGAACAGGGCCCTCAGGGCCTTGGGGGGCCCCCTGGACTTCCAGGGTCTGCAGGGCTCCCTGGCAGACGTGGGGTTCCTGGGCCTAAGGGGGAGACTGGGCCTATAGGACCCCCAGGAGTGCCTGGCATTCGGGGTGACCAAGGGCCTAGTGGCCTGGCTGGGAAACCTGGGCTCCCAGGAGAGAGGGGGCTTCCAGGGGCTCATGGACCTCCTGGACCGACTGGGCCCAAAGGTGAGCCAGGTTTCACGGGCCGCCCTGGAGGACCAGGGGCGGCAGGAGCCCTGGGGCAGAAGGGTGACTTGGGGCTCCCTGGACAGCCCGGCCTGAGGGGCCCTTCAGGAATCCCAGGACTCCAGGGTCCGGCTGGCCCTATCGGGCCCCAGGGTCTGCCAGGCCTGAAGGGCGAACCAGGCCTGCCGGGgccccctggagaggggaaagtgGGGGAACCTGGCGTGGCTGGGCCGACAGGGCCTCCCGGGGTGCCAGGTTCCCCAGGACTCACGGGCCCTCCTGGGCCTCCTGGCCCCCCCGGCCCTCCCGGAGCCCCGGGGGCCTTTGACGAGACTGGCATCGCCGGCTTGCAGCTGCCCAACGGTGGCGTGGAGGGAGCTGTGCTGGGCAAGGGGGTGAAGCCCCAGTTGGGGCTAGGGGAGCTGTCGGCCCATGCCACGCCCGCCTTCACCGCTGTGCTCACCTCGCCCTTCCCCGCCTCGGGCATGCCCGTCAAGTTTGACCGGACTCTCTACAACGGCCACAGTGGCTACAACCCGGCCACGGGCATCTTCACTTGCCCCGTGGGCGGGGTCTACTACTTCGCCTACCACGTGCATGTCAAGGGCACCAACGTGTGGGTGGCCCTCTACAAGAACAACGTGCCGGCCACGTACACCTACGACGAGTACAAGAAGGGCTACCTGGACCAGGCGTCTGGCGGGGCCGTGCTGCAGCTGCGGCCCAACGACCAGGTCTGGGTGCAGATGCCCTCAGACCAGGCCAATGGCCTCTACTCCACCGAGTACATCCACTCCTCCTTTTCGGGATTCTTGCTATGTCCCACATAA
- the ADPRHL2 gene encoding poly(ADP-ribose) glycohydrolase ARH3, whose protein sequence is MAAAAAMTAAGCGGAGAARSLSRFRGCLAGALLGDCVGAVYEARDTVDLTSVLRQVQDLEPDPGSPGSARTEALCYTDDTAMARALVQSLLAKEAFDEVDMAHRFAQEYKKDPDRGYGAGVITVFRKLLSPRCRDVFEPARAQFNGKGSYGNGGAMRVAGISLAYSSVQDVQKFARLSAQLTHASSLGYNGAILQALAVHLALQGESSSEHFLEQLLGHMEELESDAQSVLDARELGMEERPYSSRLKKIGELLEQDSVTREEVVSELGNGIAAFESVPTAIYCFLRCMEPDPEIPSTFNSLQRTLVYSISLGGDTDTIATMAGAIAGAYYGMEQVPESWQQSCEGYEETDVLAQSLHRVFQKSL, encoded by the exons atggcggcggcggcagcgatGACGGCGGCGGGCTGCGGAGGGGCTGGGGCGGCACGCTCCCTCTCCCGCTTCCGAGGCTGCCTGGCAGGCGCGCTGCTCGGGGACTGCGTGGGCGCCGTCTACGAGGCGCGCGACACCGTCGACCTGACGTCAGTCCTGCGTCAGGTCCAGGATTTGGAGCCGGACCCCGGCTCTCCCGGGAGCGCGCGGACAG aAGCACTGTGCTACACGGACGACACAGCCATGGCCAGGGCGCTGGTGCAGTCCCTGCTGGCCAAGGAGGCCTTCGACGAGGTGGACATGGCTCACAG GTTTGCTCAGGAGTACAAGAAGGACCCTGACCGGGGTTACGGTGCTGGAGTGATCACCGTCTTCAGGAAACTCCTAAGCCCCAGATGCCGGGATGTCTTTGAGCCTGCACGCGCCCAGTTCAATGGCAAAGGCTCCTACGGCAACGGGGGTGCCATGCGGGTGGCCGGCATCTCCCTGGCCTATAGCAGCGTGCAGGATGTGCAGAAG TTCGCCCGGCTCTCGGCCCAGCTGACACACGCCTCCTCCCTGGGTTACAATGGTGCCATCCTGCAGGCCCTGGCTGTGCACCTGGCCTTGCAGGGCGAGTCGTCCAGTGAGCACTTCCTCGAGCAGCTCCTTGGCCACATGGAAGAGCTGGAGAGTGATGCCCAGTCCGTGCTGGATGCCAGGGA GTTGGGCATGGAGGAGCGTCCGTACTCCAGCCGACTGAAGAAGATCGGGGAGCTTCTAGAGCAGGACTCAGTGACCAGAGAGGAGGTGGTGTCCGAGCTAG GAAATGGCATTGCTGCCTTTGAATCTGTGCCCACCGCCATCTATTGCTTCCTGCGCTGCATGGAGCCCGACCCCGAGATCCCCTCTACCTTCAACAGCCTCCAAAGGACTCTCGTCTATTCCATCTCGCTCGGTGGGGACACGGACACCATTGCCACCATGGCCGGGGCCATTGCTGGCGCCTACTATGGGATGGAACAGGTGCCAGAGAGCTGGCAGCAAAGCTGTGAAGGCTATGAGGAGACTGACGTCCTGGCCCAGAGCCTGCACCGGGTCTTCCAGAAGAGTCTTTGA
- the COL8A2 gene encoding collagen alpha-2(VIII) chain isoform X2, with protein MPLPLLPMDLKGEPGPPGKPGPRGPPGPPGFPGKPGTGKPGLHGQPGPAGPPGFSRMGKAGPPGLPGKVGPPGQPGLRGEPGIRGDQGLRGPPGPPGLPGPSGIAVPGKPGPQGVPGPPGFGGEPGPQGEPGPPGDRGLKGENGVGQPGLPGAPGQGGAPGPPGLPGPAGLGKPGLDGLPGAPGDKGDTGPPGVPGPRGEPGALGPKGPPGVDGVGAPGSAGLPGPQGPPGAKGEPGTRGPPGLIGPTGYGMPGLPGPKGDRGPAGVPGLLGDRGEPGEDGEPGEQGPQGLGGPPGLPGSAGLPGRRGVPGPKGETGPIGPPGVPGIRGDQGPSGLAGKPGLPGERGLPGAHGPPGPTGPKGEPGFTGRPGGPGAAGALGQKGDLGLPGQPGLRGPSGIPGLQGPAGPIGPQGLPGLKGEPGLPGPPGEGKVGEPGVAGPTGPPGVPGSPGLTGPPGPPGPPGPPGAPGAFDETGIAGLQLPNGGVEGAVLGKGVKPQLGLGELSAHATPAFTAVLTSPFPASGMPVKFDRTLYNGHSGYNPATGIFTCPVGGVYYFAYHVHVKGTNVWVALYKNNVPATYTYDEYKKGYLDQASGGAVLQLRPNDQVWVQMPSDQANGLYSTEYIHSSFSGFLLCPT; from the coding sequence aTGCCTCTACCACTGTTGCCGATGGACCTGAAAGGAGAGCCTGGACCCCCTGGAAAGCCTGGGCCACGGGGTCCCCCCGGCCCTCCTGGCTTCCCAGGAAAACCAGGCACCGGAAAACCTGGGCTCCACGGGCAACCTGGCCCCGCCGGCCCCCCTGGCTTCTCCCGGATGGGCAAGGCTGGTCCCCCAGGGCTCCCAGGCAAggttggaccaccagggcagccgGGGCTTCGGGGGGAGCCAGGAATTCGAGGGGACCAGGGCCTCCGGGGGCCCCCAGGGCCCCCTGGCCTCCCTGGGCCCTCAGGCATTGCTGTtcctggaaaaccaggcccccaggGGGTTCCCGGGCCTCCAGGATTTGGGGGGGAGCCAGGACCCCAGGGAGAGCCTGGGCCCCCAGGTGATCGAGGCCTCAAAGGTGAAAATGGAGTGGGCCAGCCAGGGCTACCTGGAGCCCCAGGGCAGGGGGGTGCCCCGGGGCCCCCAGGTCTCCCAGGCCCGGCTGGTTTAGGCAAACCAGGGTTGGATGGGCTTCCTGGGGCCCCTGGAGATAAGGGTGACACTGGGCCTCCTGGGGTGCCAGGACCTAGAGGGGAGCCTGGGGCTCTGGGCCCAAAGGGGCCCCCTggggtggatggggtgggggcacCAGGGTCAGCAGGGTTGCCAGGGCCACAGGGTCCACCAGGAGCCAAAGGGGAACCAGGGACCCGGGGCCCCCCTGGCCTGATAGGCCCTACTGGTTATGGGATGCCAGGCCTGCCAGGTCCCAAGGGGGACAGGGGCCCAGCTGGGGTCCCAGGGCTCTTGGGGGACAGGGGCGAGCCAGGTGAGGATGGGGAGCCAGGGGAACAGGGCCCTCAGGGCCTTGGGGGGCCCCCTGGACTTCCAGGGTCTGCAGGGCTCCCTGGCAGACGTGGGGTTCCTGGGCCTAAGGGGGAGACTGGGCCTATAGGACCCCCAGGAGTGCCTGGCATTCGGGGTGACCAAGGGCCTAGTGGCCTGGCTGGGAAACCTGGGCTCCCAGGAGAGAGGGGGCTTCCAGGGGCTCATGGACCTCCTGGACCGACTGGGCCCAAAGGTGAGCCAGGTTTCACGGGCCGCCCTGGAGGACCAGGGGCGGCAGGAGCCCTGGGGCAGAAGGGTGACTTGGGGCTCCCTGGACAGCCCGGCCTGAGGGGCCCTTCAGGAATCCCAGGACTCCAGGGTCCGGCTGGCCCTATCGGGCCCCAGGGTCTGCCAGGCCTGAAGGGCGAACCAGGCCTGCCGGGgccccctggagaggggaaagtgGGGGAACCTGGCGTGGCTGGGCCGACAGGGCCTCCCGGGGTGCCAGGTTCCCCAGGACTCACGGGCCCTCCTGGGCCTCCTGGCCCCCCCGGCCCTCCCGGAGCCCCGGGGGCCTTTGACGAGACTGGCATCGCCGGCTTGCAGCTGCCCAACGGTGGCGTGGAGGGAGCTGTGCTGGGCAAGGGGGTGAAGCCCCAGTTGGGGCTAGGGGAGCTGTCGGCCCATGCCACGCCCGCCTTCACCGCTGTGCTCACCTCGCCCTTCCCCGCCTCGGGCATGCCCGTCAAGTTTGACCGGACTCTCTACAACGGCCACAGTGGCTACAACCCGGCCACGGGCATCTTCACTTGCCCCGTGGGCGGGGTCTACTACTTCGCCTACCACGTGCATGTCAAGGGCACCAACGTGTGGGTGGCCCTCTACAAGAACAACGTGCCGGCCACGTACACCTACGACGAGTACAAGAAGGGCTACCTGGACCAGGCGTCTGGCGGGGCCGTGCTGCAGCTGCGGCCCAACGACCAGGTCTGGGTGCAGATGCCCTCAGACCAGGCCAATGGCCTCTACTCCACCGAGTACATCCACTCCTCCTTTTCGGGATTCTTGCTATGTCCCACATAA